The following is a genomic window from Plasmodium berghei ANKA genome assembly, chromosome: 9.
cgtcaatgcataaatatttttttccaatacattttaatgatgatatagaatttaataatgaatatatattcataaatcatgctaaaagtaataaagaaaaaaataacaatttatcattttataGTATTAGAATAGAATATGAACCAATAAGTTATAGACATTATAGTTTactgaatataataatgtttaatataaaatatttaaaaaaaaaatacaagaTGATTTCTTATGATATTGATAGTTtgtctatatatttatttgaaaatatttccatatatgtttatataatttggatgatgattattataataatagttataataaatataatagtttttttatatgatataaaaagttggaatattttaatttctttatatttatcttttactgatacaatattattgaaaattatatgttctgtctttattttattatatttaaataataattatgaaaataataatagcaaaataattatgatattttatttaatagaCATTGTAATTTGTTTGTGGAATTTTATCAGAAATTATGAAATTAAACTGTTACAAGATtatccatatataattattaacgagaattatataataaagaggaaatataatgtatttaatagtatagaaataattataaaaaaaaaaattcaaagcattataattttaattattcctttattctttatatataatatattatataaaaaatatgattctttttatttgttttttatattaacaattGGAGAAtgttcatatattattaactTTATGTTAATGTGTCAAAACATTATAGCAAATTATTTGACAAAAACTGTACCCAATTTACcacttatttatattgttccattatttttaaatgtgaTAACAGATGATATATTTGCGCTTTTGCTTCGCATTCCAACTATACACAAATTTAATGCCTTTGCAgatgattttattttttttgttttttgtgTGCAATTATGtttgtataaaaaagtGACAAAGAAAAGTGTAGTTATAGAAAAAGCAATAAATAATTCGATGGAATTCAAAAAGattaaatgaaaagaaTGTTTAGAGGATTTACACAAATTTAGctgaaaaacaaaaacaaaaacaaaaacaaaaaaaaaaaaatagtagcAAGCTGCTGATATAATCCCCAATATTTTGCTACAATACAAATCCATGGATGTAAAATTTTCTAATCATTTgtctaatatattttactatttttttttttttataaatatttgtgcATTGAACTAATTTATTTACCCTCCTATAcattaatacatatttatgtaaCTCTCTACatatttgataattttgtttgttaaataaattaattgtAAGCCGATATGGATTATAAAgtttattgaaaatatataatttttttttttttgtaaaaatttttGTGCATGGAACATTGCATATGTATGagtttttttcttttatgatatttttttcaccaaatctgtttatttttttaattgtttttaatttaatccttgaatatattaaaatgtttttttgtgtAAACTTGGCTTATTTCCTCTGAGCATTATAACTCACTTTTTGAAAGTCTAATGGGGGGGgtacataaaatatatcgccaaaataataagacTATATATGCATCgtaataaaatgatatttaatataacccaataaatataatttattgtttgtatataatttcatGTTTTGCAGCATTCAATGagtttttcatatattttcccTTTTACTATATATGCGTgtaaatttacaaaaaaaaaatagtaacaataataatgaatgaCTATtgtgttattttattaaaaaattaataaatttaaataattatatagagAGCTGTCATTtgttgtaaaaaataagcacatatatatctcgtataaaataaacaaaaatatatcccatgtatgttaattttattttgtaaacaTACCTAAAGGGTCAAAAGTATTTAAAATTGTAGctatatagaaaaaagggaagaaaaaagaaaaaaaaagaaaaaaaaagaaaaaaaaaagaaaaaaaaaagaaaaatttgCGTATTTATGCATTTAAGAGACTTTGCAAAGatattgatatttttttattttataaatagagagctttgttttgtttaatttttctagAAACCTTTTAATTTACAAGTTTCCATTCAAAGAAAAGAGAATATGATTGACAATTgtttatatgtttataacTTAACGAAGAACACAAGTGTAGAACATTtgaaagaaatatttatgaattttggaaaattaattgatataaattacgtattaaatgatgataatttaagcaaagaagaaaatgataatttagTTTATGCTAAAATCGAATTTGAAAACCCCAATGATGCAAAAACTGCAATAGAGTATATGGACGGGGGCCAAATCGATGGAAAAACTATATCAATAAAACATGAACATGAAATAActtcaaaaaataacaataacaGAGTTAGTAAAgaaagaaatgaaaaagacggcagttataaatatagcGATTCGCGCTCTAGTTCATCCAATAGTTCAAAAAACAAATCGAATACGTCacaaatcaaaaaaaaaaataaaagtaaaaaaaaacaaaaaaaatataaataaataaataaataaaatttatctcgattttgtatttataattaaaataagaaTGGTGAATGtcaaaaaaagtgaaaaaaggatgacaaaaaatattacccTTCAAAAGGAAACGACGTGCTTACAAAGAAGGTGAATTAATATAACTAATggaacaataaaaaaataatagccattgaaatttgtaaaaatatatttttcatgcCATATATCATTAGTGCTTTcataacaaaaattataatttcattttataattatcagTAATACAcactttattatataaatatcatatatacCATACCAATtgaaataaacaaaatatcctttataaaaaattatgcaacttaattaaaaataacaagatagtaattattataaataatatatgcgCACACATTGTTCAGACAACGACGCCGTTTTTATCTTATtctctttctttttttgtgtaaaccctttttttgattatttaataaatatatcaactGTGTATGGGGTGTTATAAATTCTGTACTcattcataatttttttatccaaTTTTTTGGTAATATTTTGAAGGacttttaaaatttgtagCTGAAAAAATAGCAGAATAATGTAATTTTGTCCATAATATTGAATcattatttcatatataataatttttcaaaagatacaaaatataatatataatatacgCATATGAGTACATATACTTTTGATATATAATCAATAGTTATTCTATTATGTGTGCACATTTTTCCTTCTTTTTTACATGATAATGTAAGGTAGTTTttaagttttattttttttacctGAAAGGTGCATGATTGGCTATATTTGTCCAAATCCATAAGAGATagattaataaaataatttattttttgcaatTGATTCAAATATAGAGAATTCAAAATGTATTCCggatttttaataaaataagttaTGTACATAATCGAAAGTTGCAACATTcctatataattattttctgaactgttcataatattttttaaaatagctttaaatataatgatgaGATGATTAGCTATTAaatga
Proteins encoded in this region:
- a CDS encoding serpentine receptor, putative, which encodes MVKFIIGIILYCLLYCFYGLYEHIKTPIYYYSETKNKYISNKNGDTLSQGYIYEPFKNEIQKNDKLDYHFYLSLIEHIDLNKYINGKYINKDKNFINIYNFSNVKYNWDDVQVQKNDRNIVKQNIKKNKTQNNSNYFSNIWPFSLNKKYSYVDIVLPKTLINKNQNIYLHIITYLNGKLYRHGCVTKLIAEIKELQYDYITKIKKNKKYLWKWLVDDDKVSVELKQKGDEEKEEIKIDDKKKYNKVLLHIPKKIKFGPIIEYNDININKIGIFSNIFLDTSMHKYFFPIHFNDDIEFNNEYIFINHAKSNKEKNNNLSFYSIRIEYEPISYRHYSLLNIIMFNIKYLKKKYKMISYDIDSLSIYLFENISIYVYIIWMMIIIIIVIINIIVFLYDIKSWNILISLYLSFTDTILLKIICSVFILLYLNNNYENNNSKIIMIFYLIDIVICLWNFIRNYEIKLLQDYPYIIINENYIIKRKYNVFNSIEIIIKKKIQSIIILIIPLFFIYNILYKKYDSFYLFFILTIGECSYIINFMLMCQNIIANYLTKTVPNLPLIYIVPLFLNVITDDIFALLLRIPTIHKFNAFADDFIFFVFCVQLCLYKKVTKKSVVIEKAINNSMEFKKIK
- a CDS encoding RNA-binding protein s1, putative, which translates into the protein MIDNCLYVYNLTKNTSVEHLKEIFMNFGKLIDINYVLNDDNLSKEENDNLVYAKIEFENPNDAKTAIEYMDGGQIDGKTISIKHEHEITSKNNNNRVSKERNEKDGSYKYSDSRSSSSNSSKNKSNTSQIKKKNKSKKKQKKYK